Proteins from a single region of Aquirhabdus parva:
- the rimO gene encoding 30S ribosomal protein S12 methylthiotransferase RimO, whose product MSSPKVGFVSLGCPKALVDSERILTQLRIEGYEVAADYSGADLVVVNTCGFIESAVQESLDAIGEAISENGKVIVTGCLGKDEAKIRSMHPSVLKVTGPQAYQDVMNAVHEYVPQPPEHNPYLDLVPPQGIRLTPKHYAYLKISEGCNHRCTFCIIPSLRGDLVSRPIGNVMEEAQNLVNAGVKEILVISQDTSAYGVDLKYKLDFWNGQPLKSKFIDLCAALGQMGVWVRLHYVYPYPHVDAVIDLMAEGKILPYLDIPFQHASPRILQLMKRPAHSENTLERLAVWRSKCPDIVIRSTFVVGFPGETEEDFEYLLNWLKEARLDRVGCFTYSPVEGAVANDLPDHVPVDVQQSRYERFMEAQQIISAQKLQERIGRTLTVLIDEFDLEHSVAIARSYADAPEIDGHVYIEDLTTEDLSRLKSGDKVTVTITDADEYDLYANLVTTN is encoded by the coding sequence ATGAGTTCGCCAAAAGTTGGTTTTGTTTCATTGGGATGTCCTAAAGCGCTGGTCGATTCTGAAAGAATTTTGACCCAGTTACGTATTGAAGGCTATGAAGTTGCTGCAGACTACTCAGGTGCAGATTTAGTCGTTGTTAATACCTGCGGTTTTATTGAATCGGCAGTACAAGAATCCCTTGATGCGATCGGCGAAGCCATCAGTGAAAATGGTAAAGTGATCGTAACTGGTTGTTTAGGCAAAGACGAAGCAAAAATTCGTTCGATGCATCCCAGCGTCTTGAAAGTGACAGGCCCGCAAGCCTATCAAGATGTGATGAATGCAGTACATGAATATGTTCCTCAGCCCCCAGAACACAATCCTTATCTTGATTTGGTCCCACCACAAGGGATACGCCTGACACCTAAGCATTATGCATACCTCAAGATTTCAGAAGGTTGTAATCATCGCTGTACATTCTGCATTATTCCATCATTACGCGGCGACTTAGTTTCCCGCCCAATCGGCAATGTGATGGAAGAAGCACAAAATCTGGTCAATGCTGGCGTCAAAGAAATTCTGGTGATCTCTCAGGATACCTCCGCTTATGGTGTAGATTTAAAATATAAACTCGATTTTTGGAATGGCCAACCGCTGAAAAGTAAGTTCATCGACTTATGTGCAGCACTAGGGCAAATGGGTGTTTGGGTGCGTCTGCACTATGTTTATCCGTATCCACATGTTGATGCAGTCATTGACTTGATGGCGGAAGGTAAAATCCTGCCATATCTGGATATCCCTTTCCAGCACGCAAGTCCGCGGATATTACAATTAATGAAGCGCCCTGCGCATAGCGAAAATACGCTTGAGCGTTTGGCGGTATGGCGTTCTAAATGCCCAGATATCGTTATTCGCTCAACTTTTGTTGTGGGCTTCCCAGGTGAAACCGAAGAAGACTTTGAATACTTGCTGAACTGGCTTAAAGAAGCCCGTCTCGATCGTGTCGGCTGCTTCACCTACTCTCCTGTTGAAGGTGCTGTGGCTAATGATTTGCCTGACCATGTGCCAGTCGATGTTCAACAATCTCGATATGAACGCTTCATGGAAGCCCAGCAAATTATTTCGGCTCAAAAACTTCAGGAACGTATTGGTCGCACATTAACAGTTTTGATTGATGAGTTCGATTTAGAACACTCTGTTGCGATCGCCCGTTCTTATGCAGATGCACCAGAAATCGACGGCCATGTTTATATTGAAGACTTGACCACTGAAGACCTATCCCGTTTAAAATCTGGCGACAAGGTCACTGTGACCATCACTGATGCGGATGAATATGATCTCTATGCTAATTTAGTAACCACAAATTAA
- the glnG gene encoding nitrogen regulation protein NR(I): protein MSNETIWIIDDDRAIRWVLEKTFKEEGLNVVSFEESQSALDRLETEQPDVILTDIRMPGMDGLTFLSRVKHKFADLPVIIMTAHSDLESAVSSYQTGAFEYLPKPFDIDEALALVQRAIQHTAQIAAKNNDDLAPTKLVRSVDIIGESPAMQEVFRAIGRLAQSHITVLINGESGTGKELVAHALHRHSPRTAKPFIALNMAAIPKDLIETELFGHEKGAFTGANTQRQGRFEQTNGGTLFLDEIGDMPFETQTRLLRVLAEGEFYRVGGHVPVRVDVRIIAATHQNLEKLVLEGKFREDLYHRLNVIRIHIPKLSERSEDIPMLAEHFLQRAGHELSVEPKQLRSETAAYLQQLPWPGNVRQLENTCRWLTVMASSREILPTDLPPELRAPSAAPSSPSVKPVEFSTSPTVSTATATSGQWEEILGAWARQKLMTGEQQILNTATPMFERAMIDAALEHSQGKKRLASELLGWGRNTLTRKLKELGISTVDDEDDAG from the coding sequence ATGTCGAACGAGACCATATGGATCATCGACGACGATCGAGCCATCCGTTGGGTGCTGGAAAAAACGTTCAAAGAAGAAGGGTTGAATGTTGTCAGTTTTGAGGAAAGTCAAAGCGCGCTGGATCGCCTAGAAACAGAACAGCCCGATGTAATTTTGACTGACATCCGTATGCCCGGCATGGATGGACTGACTTTTCTTTCTCGTGTTAAACATAAATTTGCGGATTTGCCAGTTATCATTATGACTGCGCACTCTGATCTGGAGTCTGCCGTATCCAGCTATCAAACAGGAGCTTTTGAGTATCTACCGAAGCCCTTTGATATTGATGAGGCATTAGCATTAGTACAGCGTGCAATACAGCATACTGCTCAAATCGCCGCAAAAAATAATGATGACTTGGCACCGACTAAACTTGTTCGTTCTGTTGATATCATCGGTGAATCCCCTGCGATGCAAGAAGTATTCCGTGCGATTGGACGTTTGGCTCAGTCGCATATTACCGTACTGATCAATGGGGAGTCTGGGACAGGGAAGGAGCTTGTTGCCCATGCCCTACATAGACATTCCCCGCGGACTGCAAAACCTTTTATTGCGCTGAATATGGCTGCAATTCCCAAAGACTTGATCGAAACCGAGTTGTTTGGACATGAGAAGGGTGCTTTCACAGGTGCCAATACTCAGCGCCAAGGACGTTTCGAGCAAACCAATGGAGGCACCCTGTTTCTTGATGAAATAGGTGATATGCCTTTTGAAACGCAAACTCGATTGCTTCGCGTATTGGCTGAAGGTGAGTTTTATCGTGTAGGCGGACATGTCCCTGTTCGAGTCGATGTACGGATTATTGCAGCAACGCATCAGAATCTTGAAAAACTAGTACTGGAAGGTAAGTTCCGTGAAGACTTATATCATCGTTTAAATGTGATTCGTATTCATATTCCTAAACTTAGTGAGCGTAGTGAAGACATCCCAATGCTTGCCGAGCATTTCTTACAGCGTGCCGGTCATGAGTTATCGGTAGAGCCAAAACAATTGCGTTCAGAAACAGCTGCGTATTTACAGCAACTGCCATGGCCGGGCAACGTGCGTCAGTTAGAGAATACTTGCCGCTGGTTGACGGTCATGGCGAGCAGTCGTGAGATTTTGCCGACAGACCTGCCACCAGAGCTGCGTGCACCTAGTGCCGCACCTTCATCGCCGTCAGTTAAACCTGTCGAGTTTAGTACGTCTCCAACAGTTTCAACGGCTACTGCAACTTCAGGGCAATGGGAAGAAATTCTTGGTGCGTGGGCGCGTCAGAAGCTCATGACAGGGGAGCAACAGATCCTTAATACCGCAACACCGATGTTTGAACGTGCCATGATTGATGCCGCACTTGAGCATAGTCAAGGGAAAAAACGTTTAGCGTCTGAGCTCTTAGGATGGGGGCGTAATACCTTGACTCGCAAGCTTAAAGAGCTTGGGATCTCAACGGTGGATGATGAGGATGATGCGGGATAA
- a CDS encoding RHS repeat domain-containing protein gives MGIYMEPDPLGLKAGLNPYAYTGNNPVNQVDSTGLCIEDLCVGEIIAARYAIMIATPYVVQGANYVYINAPGMATIIESLLPSSAGAMSSALGLASKPERQISECVLSRAYKDEVKGIVGNEDHDGFISKYFALQQKVTIWKCFEK, from the coding sequence GTGGGTATCTACATGGAGCCTGATCCCCTTGGACTCAAAGCAGGGTTAAATCCCTATGCATATACGGGGAATAATCCTGTTAACCAAGTTGATTCGACAGGGTTATGCATTGAAGATTTATGTGTTGGTGAAATAATCGCTGCACGATATGCGATTATGATAGCGACTCCTTATGTTGTCCAAGGCGCGAATTATGTTTATATAAATGCACCTGGTATGGCAACGATCATTGAAAGCTTACTTCCTTCTTCAGCAGGTGCTATGAGTAGTGCACTGGGGCTGGCATCGAAACCCGAAAGACAGATATCAGAGTGCGTCTTAAGTAGAGCCTACAAAGATGAAGTAAAAGGTATTGTGGGCAATGAAGATCATGATGGCTTTATAAGTAAATACTTCGCACTACAACAAAAAGTAACAATATGGAAGTGCTTTGAAAAATGA
- the glnL gene encoding nitrogen regulation protein NR(II), translating into MNIEQYQRITDHMLTAIILVRSDLSIEYLNPACEALLELSQFRALKQPLLSILIDQDDQFDAQVALSRLLANGQPYTRREAVLKIGLRDKVVDYTASLIVDNDAPDDRARHRILFEIQPMDRLLRISREEHLTQQHAIARQLVRGVAHEIKNPLGGIRGATQLLARTLPEAGAEYTDVIISEVDRLRHLADTMLGSRKPPAFALVNVHEPLERVRALILSQFLSQFPADQLQVIRDYDLSLPEIRADKDQLIQVMLNIAANAVQAMTENKDHMQGRTPTLIFRSRILRMFTIHSVLHRSVIQLDIEDNGPGIPEELIESVFYPMVTGRANGTGLGLSIAQDIIHQHAGMIECHSIPGKTVFSLFLPWE; encoded by the coding sequence ATGAATATTGAACAATATCAAAGAATAACAGATCACATGCTGACTGCTATTATTCTGGTGCGTTCAGACCTGAGTATTGAGTATCTTAATCCAGCTTGTGAGGCACTTTTAGAGCTCAGCCAATTTCGAGCTTTGAAGCAGCCACTGTTATCCATCTTGATTGATCAGGATGATCAATTTGATGCACAAGTTGCCTTATCTCGCTTATTGGCAAATGGACAACCCTATACGCGTCGTGAAGCCGTTTTGAAAATTGGTTTACGGGATAAGGTTGTGGATTACACCGCTTCATTGATTGTTGATAACGATGCGCCTGACGATCGTGCACGGCATCGTATTTTATTTGAAATTCAACCGATGGATCGTTTACTGCGTATCAGTCGAGAAGAGCATCTCACTCAGCAACATGCGATTGCAAGACAGCTTGTACGCGGGGTTGCCCATGAAATCAAAAACCCTTTAGGAGGGATTCGAGGCGCAACGCAGCTTCTTGCTCGGACATTGCCAGAGGCTGGGGCTGAATACACCGATGTCATCATCAGTGAAGTAGATCGTTTGCGCCATTTGGCAGATACCATGTTGGGCTCCAGAAAGCCACCAGCCTTTGCACTGGTCAATGTGCATGAGCCATTGGAGCGAGTTCGGGCATTGATACTCAGTCAATTCTTAAGTCAGTTTCCAGCAGATCAATTACAAGTTATTCGTGATTATGATCTTTCACTGCCAGAAATTCGTGCTGACAAGGATCAGTTAATTCAAGTCATGCTTAATATCGCTGCCAATGCAGTGCAAGCCATGACTGAGAATAAAGACCATATGCAGGGGCGTACGCCTACGCTGATTTTTAGAAGTCGTATTTTACGGATGTTTACGATTCATAGTGTGCTGCATCGCAGCGTGATTCAGTTAGATATTGAAGACAATGGACCAGGCATTCCAGAAGAACTTATTGAGTCGGTGTTTTATCCAATGGTTACAGGACGTGCAAACGGGACTGGACTTGGCTTGAGCATTGCACAAGATATTATTCATCAACATGCTGGAATGATTGAATGTCATTCCATACCGGGCAAAACCGTGTTTAGTTTATTTTTACCTTGGGAGTAA